TTCGAGCTCTCGAAAAACGTGGTGCAGCCGTTTGTGCCATAGGTAAAGCCGATTACCTGGACGTTCGAGGACAGCATTTCGATGTGCTGATCAACGCCAACGGGAATTCCAAAAAATATCTTTCCCGTAAAGACCCTGCCGGCGAATTCAAACTGTCGGTGGCCTCGGTTGCCGATTCTCTTCAGGATTTCAGTTATGATCTTTACGTTCATCTCTCTACCATAGATGTTTATCCGGATCATGAGCATCCTTCTGAAAACGATGAGAATGCCGTGATTGATGTCAGCCAGTTATCCCCTTATGGATTTCATAAACGAATGGCTGAACAGTTAGTTCAATATTACGCCTGCAACTGGCTGATTTTCCGTATGGCAGGATTTGTGGGGCCTGGTTTATGGAAAAACTCCATCTATGACATGCTGACTCATCAACCATTGCGGGTCAATCTGGACAGTGAGTATCAGTACTTACACACGGATGCATTGGCAACGGGAATTCTGCAGGTCGTCCACCAGAAACAGCGCAATCAAATTTTCAACATGACCGGAAGCGGAGTGATAACCTTGCGTGAAATTGCAGAAATGATTCCCGGATACGACTGCTCTGCGGGTCCGTCTGACGTTCAGAAGGAGCATTACGAAGTGAATAATGCTCGAATACAGCCTTTCTTCGCTACGCCGTCCACTCGTTCCATAGTACACGCATTTGTTGCCGACGTTTTAGCGGGAAGGGAACGGATCAGATGATAATTTCACGAACTCCTTTTCGTATCAGTTTTTTCGGAGGCGGATCTGATTTTCCTGAATACTACACGAAATATGGCGGTGCAACGCTATCGACCACGATCAATAAATATTGTTACCTGTCAGTGCATCGGCTTAGCTCTTT
The Spartobacteria bacterium DNA segment above includes these coding regions:
- a CDS encoding NAD(P)-dependent oxidoreductase, whose translation is MKLVCPRTRRRIRATLSEIEPDYTHTSFGVLGGYGFVGSAIVRALEKRGAAVCAIGKADYLDVRGQHFDVLINANGNSKKYLSRKDPAGEFKLSVASVADSLQDFSYDLYVHLSTIDVYPDHEHPSENDENAVIDVSQLSPYGFHKRMAEQLVQYYACNWLIFRMAGFVGPGLWKNSIYDMLTHQPLRVNLDSEYQYLHTDALATGILQVVHQKQRNQIFNMTGSGVITLREIAEMIPGYDCSAGPSDVQKEHYEVNNARIQPFFATPSTRSIVHAFVADVLAGRERIR